The following coding sequences are from one Triticum aestivum cultivar Chinese Spring chromosome 5A, IWGSC CS RefSeq v2.1, whole genome shotgun sequence window:
- the LOC123106914 gene encoding ervatamin-B-like yields the protein MAPVNSSRRLNGTLLALALVAAAAVADFAAARGVHTVAARHELWMAKFGRAYADAEEKLSRQEVFAANAQHVDAVNRAGDRTYTLGLNQFSDLTDDEFLEMHLGYRHQRGVDYAPVAAVNMSKAAAGQFQDTPDSMDWRAQGALTQVKNQLSCGSCWAFAAVAATEGLVKIATGDLISMSEQQVLDCTGGANTCNAGDINAALRYVAASGGLQPEAAYAYNGQQGACRSGGVMPNSVASVGAPRWATLYGDEGALQELAASQPVAVGVEASDPDFRHYMSGVYSGSSSCGQRLNHAVTVVGYGADGSGQEYWVVKNQWGTGWGEAGYMRLSRGNGANCGIATYAYYPTMDS from the exons ATGGCGCCGGTTAACAGCTCGCGCCGCCTCAACGGCACACTGCTCGCGCTCGCGCTCgtggccgccgctgccgtcgccgacTTCGCCGCGGCGCGAGGGGTGCACACCGTGGCCGCCAGGCACGAGCTGTGGatggccaagttcgggcgcgcgtACGCGGACGCTGAAGAGAAACTGAGCCGGCAGGAGGTGTTCGCGGCCAACGCGCAGCACGTCGACGCTGTCAACCGGGCGGGCGACCGGACGTACACGCTCGGGCTCAACCAGTTCTCCGACCTCACCGACGACGAGTTCCTCGAGATGCACCTCGGCTACCGTCACCAGCGCGGCGTGGACTACGCGCCGGTGGCAGCGGTGAACATGTCCAAGGCTGCCGCTGGCCAGTTCCAGGACACGCCGGACAGCATGGACTGGAGGGCCCAGGGTGCCCTCACCCAAGTCAAGAACCAGCTCTCCTGCG GGAGTTGCTGGGCgttcgcggcggtggcggcgacggaggGGCTCGTGAAGATCGCCACCGGCGACCTCATCTCCATGTCGGAGCAGCAGGTGCTCGACTGCACGGGCGGCGCCAACACCTGCAACGCCGGCGACATCAACGCCGCGCTGCGCTACGTCGCCGCGAGCGGCGGCCTGCAGCCGGAGGCAGCCTACGCGTACAACGGCCAGCAGGGCGCGTGCCGCAGCGGCGGCGTCATGCCAAACTCGGTCGCCTCCGTCGGCGCGCCGCGGTGGGCGACCCTGTACGGCGACGAGGGCGCGTTGCAGGAGCTCGCGGCCAGCCAGCCGGTGGCCGTGGGCGTGGAGGCATCGGACCCTGACTTCCGGCACTACATGAGCGGCGTGTACTCCGGTAGCTCGTCGTGCGGGCAGAGGCTGAACCACGCCGTGACGGTGGTGGGCTACGGGGCGGACGGCAGCGGGCAGGAGTACTGGGTGGTGAAGAACCAGTGGGGGACGGGATGGGGCGAGGCGGGCTACATGCGCCTCTCGCGCGGGAACGGCGCCAACTGCGGCATCGCCACCTACGCCTACTACCCGACCATGGACAGCTAA